One genomic window of Muntiacus reevesi chromosome 4, mMunRee1.1, whole genome shotgun sequence includes the following:
- the MYF6 gene encoding myogenic factor 6, whose translation MMMDLFETGSYFFYLDGENVTLQPLEVAEGSPLYPGSDGTLSPCQDQMPPEAGSDSSGEEHVLAPPGLQPPHCPGQCLIWACKTCKRKSAPTDRRKAATLRERRRLKKINEAFEALKRRTVANPNQRLPKVEILRSAINYIERLQDLLHRLDQQDKMQELGVDPFSYRPKQENLEGADFLRTCSSQWPSVSDHSRGLVITAKEGGTSIDSSASSSLRCLSSIVDSISSEEHKLPCVEEVVEK comes from the exons ATGATGATGGACCTTTTTGAAACTGGCTCCTATTTCTTCTACTTGGACGGGGAAAATGTTACCTTGCAGCCCTTAGAAGTGGCAGAGGGCTCTCCTCTGTATCCAGGGAGTGATGGTACCCTGTCCCCCTGCCAGGACCAAATGCCCCCGGAAGCCGGGAGCGACAGCAGCGGAGAGGAACATGTCCTGGCGCCCCCAGGCCTGCAGCCTCCCCACTGCCCCGGCCAATGCCTGATCTGGGCTTGCAAGACCTGCAAGAGAAAATCTGCCCCCACCGACCGGCGGAAAGCCGCCACCCTGCGCGAGAGGCGGCGGCTCAAGAAAATCAACGAGGCCTTCGAGGCACTGAAGCGACGGACTGTGGCCAACCCCAACCAGAGGCTGCCCAAGGTGGAGATTCTGCGGAGCGCCATTAACTACATCGAGCGGTTGCAGGACCTGCTGCACCGGCTGGATCAGCAGGACAAAATGCAGGAGTTAGGGGTGGACCCCTTCAGCTACAGACCCAAGCAAGAAAAT CTTGAGGGTGCGGATTTCCTGCGCACCTGCAGCTCCCAGTGGCCAAGTGTTTCGGATCATTCCAGGGGGCTCGTGATAACCGCCAAGGAAG GAGGGACAAGCATTGATTCATCGGCCTCGAGTAGCCTTCGATGCCTCTCTTCCATCGTGGACAGCATTTCCTCGGAGGAACACAAACTCCCCTGCGTGGAGGAGGTGGTGGAGAAGTAA